Proteins encoded in a region of the Globicephala melas chromosome 1, mGloMel1.2, whole genome shotgun sequence genome:
- the SMG7 gene encoding nonsense-mediated mRNA decay factor SMG7 isoform X3 has protein sequence MSLQSAQYLRQAEVLKADMTDSKLGPAEVWTSRQALQDLYQKMLVTDLEYALDKKVEQDLWNHAFKNQITTLQGQAKNRANPNRSEVQANLSLFLEAASGFYTQLLQELCTVFNVDLPCRVKSSQLGIISNKQTHTSAIVKPQSSSCSYICQHCLVHLGDIARYRNQTSQAESYYRHAAQLVPSNGQPYNQLAILASSKGDHLTTIFYYCRSIAVKFPFPAASTNLQKALSKALESRDEVKTKWGVSDFIKAFIKFHGHVYLSKSLEKLSPLREKLEEQFKRLLFQKAFNSQQLVHVTVINLFQLHHLRDFSNETEQHSYSQDEQLCWTQLLALFMSFLGILCKCPLQNKSQEESYNAYPLPAVKVSMDWLRLRPRVFQEAVVDERQYIWPWLISLLNSFHPHEEDLSSTNATPLPEEFELQGFLALRPSFRNLDFSKGHQGITGDKEGQQRQIRQQRLISIGKWIADNQPRLIQCENEVGKLLFITEIPELILEEPSEAKENLILQETTIIESLAVDGNPGLKSVLSTGRNLSNNCDTGEKPVVTFKENIKPREVNRDQGRSFPPKEVRRDYSKGITVTKNDGKKDNNKRKTETKKCTLEKLQETGKQNVAVQVKSQTELRRTPVSEARKTPVTQAPSQASNSQFIPIHHPGAFPPLPSRPGFPPPTYVIPPPVAFSMGSGYTFPAGVSVPGTFLQPTAHSPAGNQVQAGKQSHIPYSQQRPSGPGPMNQGPQQPQPPSQQPLTSLPAQPTAQSTSQLQVQALAQQQQSPTKAVPALGKSPPHHSGFQQYQQADASKQLWNPPQVQGPLGKIMPVKQPYYLQTQDPIKLFEPSLQPPVMQQQPLEKKMKPFPMEPYNHNSSEVKIPEFYWDSSYSMADSRAVMAQQANMDRRGKRSPGVFRPEQDPVPRMPFEDPKGSPLLPPDLLKSLAALEEEEELIFSNPPDLYPALLGPLASLPGRSLFKSLLEKPSELMSHSSSFLSLTGFSLNQERYPNNSVFNEVYGKNLTTSSKAELNPSMAPQETSLYSLFEGTPWSPSLPASSDHSTPASQSPHSSNPSSLPSSPPTHNHNSVPFSSFGPIGTPDNRDRRTADRWKTDKPAMGGFGIDYLSATSSSESSWHQASTSSGSWTGHGPSMEDSSAVLMESLKSIWSSSMMHPGPSALEQLLMQQKQKQQRGQGTMNPPH, from the exons TTATTACAAGAACTGTGTACAGTGTTTAATGTAGATTTACCATGCCGTGTGAAGTCTTCCCAATTGGGAATTATCAGCAATAAACAGACGCATACCAGCGCCATAGTGAAGCCACAGTCTAGCTCCTGTTCCTATATCTGCCAGCACTGCCTCGTCCACCTTGGAGACATTG cTCGATACAGAAACCAGACCAGCCAGGCAGAGTCCTACTATAGGCATGCGGCTCAGCTTGTCCCCTCTAATG GTCAGCCTTACAATCAGTTGGCTATCTTAGCTTCTTCCAAAGGAGACCATCTGACCACAATTTTCTACTACTGCAGAAGCATTGCTGTGAAGTTCCCTTTCCCAGCTGCCTCTACTAATCTACAAAAAGCACTTTCTAAAGCACTGGAAAG CCGGGATGAGGTGAAAACCAAATGGGGTGTTTCTGACTTCATCAAAGCCTTTATTAAGTTCCATGGTCATGTGTACCTGAGTAAGAGCTTGGAAAAGTTGAGCCCTCTTCGAGAGAAATTGGAAGAACAgtttaag AGGCTGCTATTCCAAAAAGCTTTCAACTCTCAGCAGTTAGTTCACGTCACTGTCATTAACCTGTTTCAACTTCATCACCTTCGTGACTTTAGCAATGAAACGGAACAGCATAGTTATAGCCAAGATGAGCAGCTGTGTTGGACACAGTTGCTGGCCCTCTTTA tgtctttTCTTGGCATCCTGTGCAAGTGTCCTCTCCAGAACAAGTCTCAGGAGGAATCCTACAATGCCTATCCCCTACCTGCAGTCAAGGTCTCCATGGACTGGCTGAGACTCAGACCCAGGGTCTTTCAGGAGGCAGTGGTGGATGAAAGACAGTA CATTTGGCCTTGGCTAATTTCTCTTCTGAATAGTTTCCATCCCCATGAAGAGGATCTTTCAAGTACTAATG CTACACCACTTCCAGAGGAGTTTGAATTACAAGGATTCTTGGCTTTGAGACCTTCTTTCAG GAACTTGGATTTTTCCAAAGGCCACCAGggtattacaggagacaaagagggTCAGCAAAGACAAATACGACAGCAGCGCTTGATCTCTATAGGCAAATGGATCGCAGATAATCAGCCAAG gcTGATTCAGTGTGAAAATGAGGTAGGGAAATTGTTGTTTATCACAGAAATCCCAGAGTTAATACTGGAAGAGCCCAGTGAAGCCAAAGAGAACCTCATTCTGCAAGAAACAACCATCATAGAGTCACTGGCTGTGGATGGGAACCCAGGACTGAAATCAGTGCTGTCTACAGGCCGAAATCTAAGCAACAACTgtgacacaggagagaaaccagtGGTCACCTTCAAAGAGAACATTAAGCCACGAGAAGTGAACAGAGACCAAGGAAGAAGTTTTCCTCCCAAAGAGGTGAGAAGGGACTATAGCAAAGGAATAACTGTAACTAAGAATGATGGAAAGAAGGACAACaacaagaggaaaacagaaaccaagaAATGCACCTTAGAAAAGTTACAGGAAACAGGAAAGCAGAATGTGGCAGTGCAG GTAAAATCCCAGACAGAATTAAGAAGGACTCCAGTGTCTGAAGCCAGGAAAACACCTGTAACTCAAGCTCCAAGTCAAGCAAGtaactcccagttcatccccatTCATCACCCTGGagcctttcctcctcttcccagccGGCCag GGTTCCCGCCCCCAACCTATGTTATCCCCCCTCCTGTGGCATTTTCTATGGGCTCAGGTTACACCTTCCCAGCTGGTGTTTCTGTCCCGGGAACCTTTCTTCAGCCTACAGCTCACTCTCCAGCAGGAAACCAGGTGCAAGCTGGGAAACAGTCCCACATTCCTTACAGCCAGCAACGGCCCTCTGGACCAGGGCCGATGAACCAGGGACCTCAACAACCACAGCCACCTTCCCAGCAACCCCTTACATCTTTACCAGCTCAGCCAACAGCACAGTCTACAAGCCAGTTGCAGGTTCAGGCTCTAGCTCAGCAGCAACAATCCCCTACAAAAGCTGTGCCGGCTTTGGGGAAAAGCCCTCCTCACCACTCTGGATTCCAGCAG TATCAACAGGCAGATGCCTCCAAACAGCTGTGGAATCCCCCTCAGGTTCAAGGCCCATTAGGGAAAATCATGCCTGTGAAACAGCCCTACTACCTTCAAACCCAAGACCCCATAAAACTGTTTGAGCCGTCATTGCAACCTCCTGTAATGCAGCAGCAGCctctagagaaaaaaatgaagccttTTCCCATGGAGCCATATAACCATAATTCCTCAGAAGTCAAGATCCCAGAATTCTACTGGGATTCTTCCTACAGCATGGCTGATAGCAGAGCTGTAATGGCACAGCAAGCCAACATGGACCGCAGGGGCAAACGGTCACCGGGAGTCTTCCGTCCAGAGCAGGATCCTGTGCCCAGGATGCCATTTGAG GACCCCAAGGGCTCCCCTCTACTTCCTCCGGACCTGTTAAAGAGTCTGGCTGccttggaggaagaggaagagctgATTTTTTCTAACCCTCCTGATCTTTACCCAGCTCTGCTGGGGCCTCTCGCCTCTCTTCCTGGACGAAGCCTCTTT AAATCCTTATTGGAGAAGCCCTCGGAGCTCATGTCACATTCATCCTCTTTCCTGTCGCTCACCGGATTCTCTCTCAATCAG GAAAGATACCCAAATAACAGTGTGTTCAATGAGGTATATGGGAAAAACCTGACAACCAGCTCTAAAGCAGAACTTAATCCCTCAATGGCCCCCCAGGAAACATCATTGTACTCCCTTTTTGAAGGGACTCCATGGTCTCCATCACTTCCTGCCAGTTCAG ATCATTCAACACCAGCCAGCCAGTCTCCTCATTCCTCCAACCCAAGCAGCCTGCCAAGCTCGCCTCCGACACACAACCACAATTCTGTCCCATTTTCCAGTTTTGGACCCATTGGGACTCCGGATAACAGGGATAGGAGAACGGCAGATCGGTGGAAAACTGATAAGCCAG CCATGGGTGGGTTTGGCATTGATTATCTCTCAGCAACATCATCCTCTGAGAGCAGTTGGCATCAGGCCAGCACTTCAAGTGGCTCCTGGACAGGCCATGGCCCATCCATGGAGGATTCTTCTGCTGTCCTCATGGAAAGCCTAAAG TCTATCTGGTCCAGTTCCATGATGCATCCTGGACCTTCCGCTTTGGAGCAGCTGTTAATGCAGCAGAAGCAGAAACAGCAGCGGGGACAAGGCACCATGAACCCTCCACACTGA